Proteins from a genomic interval of Watersipora subatra chromosome 10, tzWatSuba1.1, whole genome shotgun sequence:
- the LOC137406265 gene encoding uncharacterized protein → MKILISICTFLVLAICRDALAGVDQFRDDSFSLMDSDGNKLITKDEFLSFFRKMDYSGDTKVNASEFIRGYEEAGADYSDSLYTFFRFDYTHDNEIDKAEQAQIFAVMDVDKDEALNYVEYASSVNTLGTQVKLMQRIGAGVERIFDSADKKQTGFLTADDMLSILAKADTDDSGRISEEEFVSNWRNVTGDNADRSTRLFKIINYNATTDFGSDEEKKGLFEAFDYSHDGVVTRVEFLNAMTAIFARVMDSYDTDAFTQLAPSNINLTVIFVSMDSNGDGISLEEYMNAGKQEDLDGDGYLNYTEFMTPQIRSGIAPKASLFSFFHTDLDHSGSIDEHEIRTSYHVMDRNSDKKVTLAELEFSLLSFKYLTNLAAAAAPRILAMLAIADQNGDDILNGVETWAVVMAADKNADGVLAKDEFAKYWSTNSGLSERVSQDLFDIFDGNRDGAIEEPERAAIYQMLDYDHDGFVSFDEFMNAMLYSFELITTKISEEIRNNMRSKFDINTNFVLLDMDNSGYIEIQEYEKAFVYVDANHDGSIEYYESAKSLPSISPNGATYLFYLNDHNGDGKITRDEYIIGFEYSDLDDDNRMSKQEHEKVWQSLLYQFGEVSMALDRFEKLFAVVDANKDNFIDEKELTAFASRLDTNDDRALTTDELRNVMVSQVGVAEERADILVKMYDTNSDGKIDASEQKTVFDSVSKGKDMITMDDFTDDILKKYGQIFGLLDYKKLEDTKKKHGAWMKAHPDAVVG, encoded by the exons ATGAAGATTTTGATATCCATCTGCACCTTCTTGGTGCTTGCCAT CTGTCGTGATGCGCTGGCTGGTGTAGACCAGTTTAGAGATGACAGCTTTTCATTAATGGATTCTGACGGCAATAAACTGATCACTAAGGATGAGTTTCTCAGCTTCTTTAGAAAAATGGACTACAGCG GTGACACTAAAGTGAATGCTTCCGAGTTCATCAGGGGCTATGAGGAAGCCGGTGCTGACTACTCTGATAGCCTGTACACCTTCTTCCGATTTGATTACACCCATGATAACGAAATCGACAAAGCTGAGCAAGCCCAAATCTTTGCCGTCATGGATGTTGACA AAGACGAGGCACTCAACTATGTTGAATACGCATCAAGTGTAAACACTCTTGGCACGCAGGTGAAATTGATGCAAAGAATTGGCGCTGGCGTAGAAAGAATCTTTGATTCAGCTGACAAAAAGCAAACTGGTTTTCTGACAGCAGACGACATGTTGTCTATTCTTGCTAAGGCCGACACTGATG ATAGTGGGCGTATCAGTGAAGAGGAGTTTGTTAGCAACTGGAGGAACGTGACAGGAGACAATGCGGACAGATCTACTAGATTATTCAAAATCATCAATTACAATGCAACAACTGACTTTGGATCTGACGAAGAAAAGAAAGGCCTTTTTGAGGCATTTGACTATAGTC ATGATGGTGTAGTTACTAGAGTGGAATTTCTAAATGCAATGACAGCC aTATTTGCAAGAGTGATGGACAGCTATGATACTGATGCATTCACCCAACTGGCCCCATCTAATATTAACCTTACGGTTATTTTTGTTTCTATGGACTCCAATGGTGATGGTATTAGCTTAGAAGAATACATGAATGCTGGCAAACAAGAAGATCTTGATG GTGATGGTTATCTGAACTATACAGAGTTTATGACTCCACAAATACGGAGTGGCATTGCTCCAAAGGCCTCTCTTTTCTCCTTCTTCCATACAGACCTCGATCACAGTGGATCGATAGATGAACATGAGATCAGAACCAGCTATCACGTAATGGATAGAAATT cgGATAAAAAAGTGACCTTAGCAGAACTAGAGTTCAGCCTGCTGTCCTTCAAATATCTGACAAATCTTGCTGCTGCAGCAGCACCGAGAATACTCGCGATGCTTGCCATTGCTGACCAGAATGGAGATGACATATTAAACGGTGTTGAGACTTGGGCGGTTGTGATGGCAGCTGACAAGAATG CTGATGGGGTGCTAGCCAAGGATGAGTTTGCAAAGTACTGGTCAACTAACTCTGGACTTAGTGAAAGAGTTTCTCAAGACCTTTTTGACATTTTTGATGGTAATAGGGATGGCGCTATTGAAGAACCAGAGAGAGCTGCTATTTACCAAATGCTGGACTATGACC ATGATGGCTTTGTCTCGTTTGACGAATTTATGAACGCTATGTTGTAT AGCTTTGAGCTCATCACGACAAAAATCTCTGAAGAAATTAGAAACAACATGAGGAGCAAGTTTGACATAAACACAAACTTCGTCTTACTTGACATGGACAACAGCGGATATATAGAAATACAGGAGTATGAGAAAGCATTTGTGTATGTAGATGCAAACC ATGACGGGTCTATTGAGTACTATGAAAGTGCAAAGTCTCTTCCGTCGATAAGTCCCAATGGTGCCACCTACCTCTTCTACCTGAATGACCACAATGGAGATGGCAAAATAACAAGAGATGAGTATATCATCGGCTTTGAGTACAGCGATCTTGATG ATGACAACAGGATGAGCAAACAAGAGCATGAAAAAGTTTGGCAGTCGCTCCTCTACCAGTTCGGGGAGGTCTCTATGGCCCTTGATcgatttgaaaaactttttgctGTTGTTGATGCTAACAAGGATAATTTCATTGATGAAAAAGAGCTAACAGCATTTGCCTCCCGTTTGGATACGAATG ATGACCGAGCGCTAACAACGGATGAGCTGCGAAATGTGATGGTAAGCCAAGTGGGTGTGGCTGAGGAGCGCGCTGATATTCTTGTCAAGATGTATGATACAAATTCGGATGGAAAAATCGATGCCTCAGAGCAAAAGACGGTTTTCGACTCTGTCAGCAAAG GCAAAGATATGATAACCATGGATGACTTTACTGACGATATTCTCAAG